GCTCTGCCGCAGAAAaggtgtttctctagccacatcatcaagaaggtcgTGTATTCTCTCTTTGAAACtgtcccggtcttcatgttgtttttaatataccccttccacccgccgattccttttgtctccagccaatgggtcggcttgaccagataatgGAAGGGAGTATcaggggaagaaatgtcaaggccggtcaacatcacGACATCAGCcaaagtgggggtcatgggcccatggccAAAAAGGAACGCGTTGAGGGCGTCGGACTAGAAGTAGGAGGCTTCCATCACCAAGGGCTCATTTCTTTCCATTTGAGACAGAGAAagattgatgcattggccgattttttGCTCGttccattgaactctcttggagttggctatCCTTTGGTACCACCCTTTCCAAcccggggtttcattcggccaagatctaaaggtcCCCGACCACTGATCCAACTCCATTGGGGATTGTTTAAACGGAATTCTGTGAGTTTCTAAATTTATTAGCTCGGTTGGGTCTAGatttcccataggaccgagacaGATGAGGCCAGGGGCTTAGGAAAGGCGAATGATGATTTGGTGTctgaccgcctaaaaaaggtaaaaagggaagaactaagagTGGATCTAAAAATGCATGGACGAAGAGAAAAAGTTTCGGATGActacctccgggatgaaagtCATCGTCGTTGACGGGGCTGCTGATGGGGCTGCCGCCACTGATGAAGTCGCTAGAGGAGCCTTTGTCGCCGATAAAGCTGCTGCCGCCGTTGATGGTGGAATTCCTAATGGTGTCGCCATTGGCGGATGAAGCGGAATGCAGATGGGAGAGGGATCGCCGCAGATGCAGTTGGAAGCCAAAGGGGTGCGCCAAGAaaaggaagttactggcttgtgaaaaagaagtaCGGGACGTGCCAGTATTTAAATACGgtccgagaaggggtaaaggcgggatttttaccgcgccgtcgacacgaatttcgggggagtggttgtctTAGGCAcccgttttgaaaagattgcaatcatcaggtaggagaccgcgaaacggaaggatatttttaatgtgtttgtttcggaggagaagttaaagaatttcaaagtaaaagttatgttttactctgaaactggggggctTGTGTTGACACGAGATTTTGACACGTttgaaatcggcgtcaagggaagaaagaattggccgatgcggcagattaaaaggtcacgaccgggaatcggccgatttagtgctacagttggggatcggccgattgacacTTTAATGTTTTagcggacggagttggtggagatcggccgattggaaggctggagtgattgggccaatataggcttaaagtgggtcagaagaagaagaagataaagaaggaTTGACccgtgggagtacaataaccaactccgatacgagttgtgtttgtaaatattcattttcgtttaaaattagagatagatcctaatcggttaggaaattggttgtaacgggctataaatagccatctttagagatttgtagaAAAACACACCAATCAATACAaataaatctactttttcatcgtactttacgttcaagtcggcgacttcgccaatacttttcttctttcacgagttcgtacgggttggtagggctgcatcaacacgatctccggctgattctgtaagttctgcttatcgagtaatatctaagctttaacctcggacgcatcgctgtcgtttcgtttagatttattcaccagttatcggtatttactagaattgtaggttttatctATCGTTCTAGTTTTGTCACTAGTTATCACGTTTGAGATTTGAGCTATCAGCTTTGTTATTATTATTTCTtattcatcatcatcacatagccgattagatctatttcaagtgtttccttcgtagctttgtctagtttacttcAGTAATTTTCTTCACAATTGCTACATGATCGTCGGTTGTACCATAGCCGATtgtctttttatagcaaatcggccgattcgctcatacgctttctcgagatcggaaccttagccgatcggaacccctggaatttgtcacgttttcttccttgccaatcaacatatcagattggttggcacgccacgcgaaccgcaccagggcgatcacccgaacaggagttaagcagattctcccgggtcgtgtgtccgatgctgagggtcaatcggttgacttttagcgccaacaattttgatccgagacaagtggttttatcaggtGAAATCCGAcaaactaccattttaattcggtTAAAGTAACCATTCGCATTTGAGAcgaggttgagtacactttagtcGAATTAACTTGGGTGGTTTTGCCACAGCTTCATGTTgagccagtagacgaatctgccttgaggagttgatgtgattatcaggccctgctgtggacctgataaaggagtctccttgtccggatccaagtagtagtcgaggtccttgaTTGTATCCTTATCGGATTGTAATCTGGACAGGGTCGCCTGATAAACAGTGGTCATGTTGCGGAGTTCAAACGGGAATCTACTCTGGTGGTAATCCGACTCGCATGATGGCTTATGTGCCAGCTCGTGAAAGCCAATCCGACTGgcggaagaagtcgagttgaactcggactTGTCCCCCCAGgctctgactaggtcagaaattgaaaattcgccgaAATTCTCAATGAGATCCTCCAAAGTTTggtgctggagcttcatggtttgttgcttcttctccgaggTCGACGCAATGTGGCGACGAAAATTTCCAGCGCCATCTatgatgcaaacccaggagccaaagacgaaTGTCACGTCTGCTTCAAACGTGACGATtgacttgatgatgacttgtgctatcaagttcgccagtggattctcggcgagagcccctacctagcgcgtcAATTGTCAATGTTTAGACCCGGTAACCTACCGAGAGGGGtgtccgaggtagtgttttggttagtggggcacgtcgagatcaggaactcgaaggtaaacgcagacacatgatttaaacaagttcggaccgctagattgcgtaataccctacgtcctgtgtgttggttggattgaattgctctggagggggtccctacctcgccttatatagttGGGGTAGgattacaggtcggttgattacaagaatactagtcggatacgactaaaAGAGTTTTACTCTTATTATAACGAGTATTGTCCTAATTCTTGACTAGTTcatgtctttccatgtagactacgtcgTCCTGCGTCATGGTCTCCATATCAGATACGTCTCGATGTCCAATCCTATatttaggattgtccaaaccttctgatggACGATGTATATACGACAAAGAGGGCCTAGCTAGCACGGCGACGATGACTTAGTAGAGATTGGTCTCCTACTAGTGGTGCTCCATCTTGAGTATGACTTGTCGATCTCGACCAGGTCCTCATACATGTAGAGGGAGGACATTCTAGCACAGAGCTCGCCAATGGCGGTCTCAATGGGCCCCTACGCGATGACATCGGTGGACAATGGCGTGTGAGCGTGGCAGGAGCTGGTGTTCGAGGTCAGTGTGTTGGCCTTTAAACAACGATGTGTGGTTTTATCCATAATCCCTCAAGGCGTAGCGGATGAAGAGCTGGATATGGATGATGGATTGCCGGATCAGTTTCATCCTTTTTATCTTTAttatttttcaaaatctttttcccAAAATATGTTGTCCAAGTGGATTTACAGTTAAGGGCAAGTATATTGGTGTTGTCTAATagacggtctcatgcattgacacataattttcagacttaacAAACAATTTGTACAATGGGTTATCTTTTTAAATTATCtaatagtaattctattttcttaatttgtgtataaaaaatatattatgagttgcatggcaagcACAGCTTGTACAATGGTGGAGTAGTCATTTTACAGTCCTgaaatttagggggtgtttgttcctcgagctaaagtttagtctgtgtcacatcgaatattcggaggctaattaggaggactaaatatgagttaattataaaactaattgcatagatggaggctaaacggcaagacgaatctattaagtttaattaatccatcattagcagatggttactgtagcagcacattgtcaaatcatggactaattagacttaatatatTTAGACTTAAtatgtctcgccgtttagcctccatctgtaatgggttttgtaaatagtctatatttaatactcctaattagtatctaaacattcgatgtgacaggagctaaagtttagggggaggaactaaacacccccttagtttatGAGACAGTTGTCGATCTCTTTATGTCTCCTCACCCTCTCTCATCTACATCAGTAAAAATTCTACGTAGTATTGcatgcatgagacgacctatgaaaCTGATGATCTGCTATACCTTCTTCTGTGAGAGCCTGAGACACACTGCAACGTGTAAAAACAGTTGCCACATCGACCAGACTGACTTTTTCCAATTTTCCTTATCTCAAGACCTGACAGCCCGTACCACTTGTTGTGTGGGCTCTTCTCCTTCcaccaggaggcggcggccaggcaGGCCGAGCCGTTTGCAAACTCGCCTGGAAGAAGGCCGCCCTCGCAGAACACAGGCCCAGCTAAAGAAACCCATTCAGAACTCAGCGGCGAGCTGGCCGCGTGCGCTTCTCCTCCACCACTCCCCACGCCGCCGATCCCTAaacccctcgcgccgccgccgatccctAAACCcctcgcaccgccgccgctgatcccatcctcggcctcctcctccgccgccgccgcctcctcccatgtcccgccgccccgctcgCTCCCTCCTtcccctgctccgccgccgcggcctccacgAATCCACCACCCGTTGGTCCTTCACCTCCGTATCCGTCCCACACGACGCGATCTCCTCCACCTCTTTCCCGTGGCCGCCGCATTCCCTACCTCCTACTCTGCCGCCGCCCGATCCCGCCGGGACGCGGTGGTCAGCGTCTTGgtcccccgcctcgccgccgctctcgcccTTCACGGCCGCTCAGCTCCGCGCTGCCGTCTCCTCGATtgccgcctccctcctcgcGCTCCCGGGGCCCGACCCAGACCCGGCGCCCGACCTCCACGCCCACTCCTTCCCGACCCTCCTCGCCGTCTCGCCTCTGGCGTCGCTCGAGCTCCTCTCGCTGCTCCGGCCCAAGCCGCTGCTCGGCCTCGCCGTGTTCTCATTCCGCCGCGCGCTCTCCCCGGCCCCCGCGCTCGGCGAGTTCGCCCTCGCTATCTCTCTCGCGAGCCGTGCGCGCGACCCCGACGCGGCGGCCTCGCTCTTTgccgacgccaccgccgcccactCACCCGACCAGGCGCTCTACAACGCCCTCATGGCAGCGTACATGCACAACGGCCTCCTGGACAACTGCCTCATGACCTTCCGCGCGCTGGAGAGCGACCGGCGGTGCGGGCCGCCTAATGTGGACTCGTACAATATCCTCATCAGCCTCTTCGGTCGTTCCCTCCTCGTTGACCACATGGAGGCCACGCTTGGTTCGCTAGATGCTTCTGGGCATCCCCGCACGATTGGTACGTATAATGCAATCATCGCTGGATACGTCACTGCGTGGATGTCGGACAAAATGGAAGCAGTGTTCCAGGAAATGTTGTCGGGTCATGTTGCTCCAGATGCTACTACACATCTCTTGATGCTGAGAGGATATGGGCATGCTGGGATGATCTACAAAATGGAGCAAGCTTATGAGCATGCTTACAAGTATGCTGGAAAGGTTGACATTGTGCATATACGTACAATGCTATGCGCATACTGCAAGTTTGACCATGTAGATAGGATTCAAAAGATTGAGGAGTTGTTGCAGAGGTTGGGTCCTGATGACTACAGGCCATGGCTACATGTGTTGTTA
This sequence is a window from Setaria italica strain Yugu1 chromosome III, Setaria_italica_v2.0, whole genome shotgun sequence. Protein-coding genes within it:
- the LOC101779584 gene encoding pentatricopeptide repeat-containing protein At2g30780 — protein: MSRRPARSLLPLLRRRGLHESTTRWSFTSVSVPHDAISSTSFPWPPHSLPPTLPPPDPAGTRWSASWSPASPPLSPFTAAQLRAAVSSIAASLLALPGPDPDPAPDLHAHSFPTLLAVSPLASLELLSLLRPKPLLGLAVFSFRRALSPAPALGEFALAISLASRARDPDAAASLFADATAAHSPDQALYNALMAAYMHNGLLDNCLMTFRALESDRRCGPPNVDSYNILISLFGRSLLVDHMEATLGSLDASGHPRTIGTYNAIIAGYVTAWMSDKMEAVFQEMLSGHVAPDATTHLLMLRGYGHAGMIYKMEQAYEHAYKYAGKVDIVHIRTMLCAYCKFDHVDRIQKIEELLQRLGPDDYRPWLHVLLIRVYAQEGLVEGMELRIAEALEHNVIVTTAKVMRSVISSYFQCDAVDKLAHFVRQAEEAGWKLCRSLYHCKMVMYGKHNRLEEMHRVLDEMECSKFGRTKKTFWIMYKAYVSCGRRTEANTILGMIWKHGFGLPRSVSVQ